A segment of the Corynebacterium resistens DSM 45100 genome:
CATCCTCAACCTGTTGTCTCAGATGGATGTGCCGATCTCCGCAGCGCGGATTCGCAACGAACTGGAACTACCGCGTTCCTCGACTTATCACCTGCTCAACGAAATGGTGGAATCCGGCTTCGTGGTTCACCTTCCGGAACAGCAAACTTACGGCCTGGGAATGGTGGCTTATTCGATGGCCAATGCCTATACCCAACAGCAACCACTTGTGCGGCTGGCGAACCGCAAGCTCGAAGCAATCGCAGAACTATCCAAAGGCTCGTGCCACCTTTCGCGTTTGGCTGGGCCCGAGGTGCTCTATCTCCAAGAGGTCCGCAGTTCCAAAGCCGTCTCGCTGGTCACCAAAGTTGGTGTACGCCTTCCCGCTACGCGCACTGCATCTGGTCGCGCGATGCTCTCCCACCTGCCTGAAAACGAAGTTAGGGCATTGTTTTCCATTGCGGGAGATGAAAACTATGGAAGTTTCCGACGAATTCTGGACGAAACTGCCGAACGTGGATGGGCCGAAGAACATGAAGAAATCAGTCGCGGCCAATCCACGGTAGCCGTGGCAGTCCTCGATCACCTAGATCGCCCCGCGGCAGCCGTTGCTTCCACTTTCCCCACCACAGTAGGTTGCGCCGAGGGCGTCATAGAACAACTGCAGAAGCTAGCTGCCTTCCTGCGGGAAAGAATGTACAGCTAACTACGCAACCTGCTTGCCACCGATGTAGGTCCGCCACGTCGTGACCATGCCTGGCCGGTATGCCAGATCGATCGCGTGTGGCGTATCCAGCACCTGGAAATCCGCCGCCGCACCGATAGCCAAGGTGCCCTTCGCTGGGCGCCCCTTCGCATCCTTGCCCTCACCGACGTCGTGACGGCGCAGTGCTCGCGCACCTCCCGTAGTCGCCGCGTGAATCGCCTCATCCAAAGAAAGTTTCTGCTGCAAAACCGCGGTGGTCACGCAGAAATTCATGGACGACGTGTACGAGGTCCCCGGGTTGCAGTTGGATGCAATGGCAACGTGCGCACCGGCGTCGAGAAGCCTACGAACCGGTGCCAGCTCCTGCCGAGTCGACAGGTCACAGGCCGGCAGTGCGGTGGCCACAGTCTCGGAATTGGCTAAGGCTTCGAAATCTTCCTCACTGAGGTAGTTCACATGGTCGACCGACGCCGCCCCGAGCTCCACCGCCAAGCCCACACCTGGGCCCTCACCCAGCTGGTTGCCGTGCACACGCACACCTAGACCGCGTTCCTGGCCCGCCTTCAACACACGCAAGGACTGCTCGTAGTTGAACGCGCCACGTTCACAGAAGACGTCGATCCAGCCCACGTGAGGCGCGACCGCGTCCAGCATGTCCCCGACAACGAGGTTCACATACTCCTCGGAATCCGCTCCCGGGGGAACTAGGTGTGCGCCGAGGAAGGTGACCTCATCCACATGCTCTTTAGCGATACGAGCGGCGAGTTCTTCCGATTCCACGTCAAGGCCGTAACCGGTTTTGGTTTCCATGCAGGTGGTGCCACCTGCCTGCGCCTGAGCCACGCGCTGCGCCACCAGTTCTTGCAGGCGCTTTTCGCCCGCATTGCGGGTGGCCTCCATCGTCACTGCGATGCCGCCAGCCGCGTAGCCTTTGCCCGCCATACGCGCCTCGAATTCGGCGGCACGATCGCCATCAAACACCAGGTGGGAGTGCGAATCTACCCAGCCGGGCAGCACCGCGCGACCACCGAGATCAACCCGTTCATCGGCCTCGGGAGCTTCCTTGGCCGAGCCGACCCAAGCGATCTGGCCGTCATCGACGACGAACGCAGCATCCTCGATAGTGCCCACCTTAGAGACGGTGTGTAGTTGCGAAATCCCAGTAAAGACAGTGCTCAAAACTATTTTCCTTCGCGAGACTTGAACTCCATAGGAACGCGCACACCGCGCTCCTCAGCAACCTCATGGGCTCGATCGTAACCGGCATCGACGTGACGGAACACACCCATTGCAGGGTCATTCGTCAGCACGGCACGCAGCTTTTCCTCGGCCAGCTCGGAACCATCGGCCAGGCTGACCTGACCGGCGTGGATGGAACGGCCGATGCCCACACCGCCACCGTGGTGGATCGATACCCAAGTCGCACCAGAGGAAGTTGCGGTCAAAGCGTTCAGCAATGGCCAGTCAGCGATGGCATCAGAACCGTCGAGCATGGCCTCGGTTTCGCGGTATGGAGAGGCCACAGATCCGGAATCCAGGTGGTCGCGGCCGATGACAATTGGAGCCTTGACCTTGCCTTCACGAACCAGTTCATTGAACTTCAAGCCAGCCTTGTGGCGTTCGTTGTAGCCCAACCACGCAATTCGAGCCGGCAGGCCCTCGAATTCGACGTACTCGCCAGCGGCGTCGATCCAACGGTGCAGGTGCTCGTTTTCTGGGAACAACTCCTTGATGGCTTCATCGGTGACCTTGATGTCCTCTGGGTCGCCGGAAAGCGCCACCCAGCGGAAAGGTCCCAGCCCCTCGCAGAACAGTGGGCGGATGTAGGCCGGAACGAAGCCGGGGAACTCGAAAGCGCGGGAGTATCCAGCGTGGCGCGCTTCGTCACGGATGGAGTTGCCGTAGTCAAAGACCTCAGCGCCCTCATCCTGGAACTCCACCATGGCCTGTACCTGAGCCGCCATGGACTCGCGGGCCTTCTTAGTGAAGGTGATTGGGTCGGTCTTGGCCTCGCGGTCCCAGTCCTCCAAAGCGATTTCACTTGGCAAGTAGCTCAATGGATCGTGCGCGGAGGTCTGGTCAGTCACCACATCAATGGTGATGTCCCCGGCGCGATGACGCTTCAGCACTGCCGGGAAGATATCAGCTGCGTTACCAACAACGCCGATGGATACGGCCTCCTTGGCTTCCTTTGCTTGGTTAGCTCGCTCGATGGCGGAATCCAGATCGTCAGCGATCTCATCCAAGTAACGCTTGGCTTTACGGCGCTCCAAGCGGTTGCGATCCACGTCCACGATGATGCACACGCCACCGTTGAGAGTGACGGCCAGTGGCTGTGCGCCACCCATGCCACCACAACCACCGGTCAGGGAAATAGTTCCAGCCAAAGTGCCGCCAAAGCGCTTCTTGGCCACTGCCGCGAAGGTTTCGAACGTGCCCTGCAAAATGCCTTGGGTGGCGATGTAGATCCACGAACCCGCGGTCATCTGGCCGTACATGATTAGGCCTTCATCCTCGAGGCGACGGAACTCTTCCCAATTCGCCCAGTCGCCGACCAGGTTGGAGTTTGCAATGAGAACACGTGGCGCCCATTTATTGGTGCGTACCACACCAACGGGCTTGCCGGACTGCACCAGCAGCGTCTCGTCTTCTTCGAGGTCCTTGAGGGTTTCAACGATGGCATCGAATGCTTCCCAGCTGCGGGCTGCACGACCGGTGCCACCGTAGACAACGAGGTCATCGGGGCGCTCGGCTACCTCCGGATCGAGGTTGTTCATAAGCATGCGCAGCGGGGCTTCGGTCTGCCAGCTCTTGGCATTCAGTTCGGTGCCACGTGGTGCGTGTACTTCGCGAGGACCAGACATGATGGAGGAATCCTTCCTTGTAGATTCTGACGCTCCTAGAACTCATTGCCTCTAGAAGCAACATTCCTTTGTTTCCCACACAACCCCAGCGAGCCACTGTGTGCCACGTCACGGGATTGGCGCTTGTCTCTCATACGAGACGAGCTCGAAGATGGGACTCGTTTAGCGCAGCGCGCCGACCTTGTTCTCCACGGCGTTAACAACTGCACCGTTGACAACCAGCTCCACGACCGCCTCGATCTCGGGTGAGAGGTACCGGTCCGTTCCTGGACCTTCCGCGACCTCGCGCAGCGCTGCGATTGCGGCAGCAGTGCCCTTGGCTGGTTCACCATCGCGCATATCCACTGCACGCGCTGCGGTCAACAGCTCAATGGCCAACACCCGTTGCAGGCCATCGACCGATTTCCGCAGGGCACGAGCGGCGGACCAACCCATGGAGACGTGATCTTCTTGCATCGCCGACGATGGAATCGAATCCACGGATGCCGGGGCGGCCAATCGCTTCATTTCCGAAACGATGCCAGCCTGGGTGTACTGCGCAATCATGTGGCCAGAATCGACGCCGGGATCATCCGCAAGGAAAGCGTTCAAACCGCGGTTACGCGCCTTATCGAGGAAACGATCCGTGCGGCGCTCCGAAATGGAAGCCAAGTCCGCCGCCACAATTGCGAGGAAGTCCAGAACATAAGCCACGGGAGCACCGTGGAAATTACCGTTAGACGTCACGCGCCCATCGAGCGCCACCACGGGATTATCCACGGCAGCGGCCAACTCACGATCGGCGACGGTAGCCGCATGGGTTAGCGTGTCCCGGAAGCCACCAGCGACCTGCGGGGCACAGCGTACCGAGTAGGCATCCTGAACTTGGGTCTGCGCGAATTCCTCTGCGGCGGCCGCGAGGATTCCCGAGTCTGCGGCGACAGTGCGAATATTCGCCGCAGCATCGGCCTGGCCCGGGTGCGGGCGCAGCTGCTGTAGATCATCCGCGAACACGCTCAGGGTGCCCAGCAAGCCCTCGACGGTCAGTGCCGTGGCGATATCCGCGACCTTTGCGGCTTGGCGCAGATCTTCGATAGCGAGGCACAGTTGACCGAGCATGCCGTCGGTGCCGTTAATGAGCGCAAGGCCCTCTTTCTCATGCAGAGTCAGGGGTGCGATGGAGGCCTGGGATAGGGCCTGCGCGGCGTCGATGGGAGAAGAATCCCCAACCCGCACCTGGCCCTCACCCAGCAAAGCTAGGGCACAGTGCGCCAGGGGAGCTAGGTCGCCCGAACAACCCAAGGATCCGTATTCCTTAACAACCGGGGTGATGTCCGCATTGAGCAGCTGAGCGTAGGTTTCTACGACAACGGGGCGCACACCAGTGCGACCGGTGCACAGTGTGGAAAGGCGCAGGGTCATCAGCGCACGGATGACCTCCTTCTCGATTTCCGGACCAGAACCCGCGGCATGGGAACGTACGAGAGATGACTGCAACTGAGTGCGAAGTTCTGCCGGGATGTGGCGCTTGGCAAGAGCACCGAAACCGGTGGAAACTCCGTACACGGGCGTTTCTTGGTTGGCCAGCTCCTCGATGCGCTCTCGGGTTTCAGCGACAGCCTTGAGAGCATCCTCCGAAATCTCGACCTGCGCACCATAACGCGCGATGGCCACCACTTCTTCAATGGTGAGAGCTCCGATGCCGATGGTGACGGACTTGGGGTACTGACTCATAGATTCCTCCGAGGTGTTGCTAGCTATCGCGGTTGACCTAGCTATAGCTTTTGGGCTTGTTAATGAGATCCCCATCACAATAATCTGGCCAATGAGTGGATCACCACCACATTCCGTGGGTGGGGTGTCTGGAATAACAGACTGCCCGCGGGGAGAGCCAACGCTGATTACCGGCAGGGAAGTAGCGGTGAATTATCTTTAATAGCCATGGCGATCTTCGATCTGTTCTCCAAAAAACAGCGCAGCCCCGAGGAACAGGAGCAACGCGCAAACCCCGAGCGTGTCGGCGGAGTGGGAGGGAGCTCCTCCTACGAAGCCTCTCACCGAACGCAGCTGCCACTGAATGAATTCATGACCCGCCTGATGGCTCAAGAATTGCCGATCATGGATAGCACCAGCCGGCAGCGCGTGAATCAGATCTTGCGTGATTACGAAGGGCCGGAAATTACCAGCGTGGAGGAACTACCCAAGGAAATCCGCGACATTATGGATTTGTATTAATCACCTTCAAGCTTCCTGACGGGACGGCTCGCCTTCCCCGCGATGTCGCGCCCGCCTACTACAGTGGTAGGCATGACTTTGCAGACCAGCACGAAGACCCTCACCGGTTGGGGACGCACCGCGCCCACCACCGCGGAAGTTCTATCCACCCCGGATATTGATGTCATCGCCAAGGCGGTCGCTCAAGTTGCCGATTCCAATGCCGATAAGCTTTCCCACCTGCAGCGTGGTGTGATCGCACGTGGCATGGGCCGCAGCTATGGCGATCCCTCGATGAACGGTGGCGGTCTCGTCATCGACATGCAAGAGCTCAACAAGATCCACAACATCGACCCGGACACGGCCGTTGTCGATGTTGATGCGGGCGTCACCCTTGACCAGCTGATGAAAGCCGCGCTGCCCTATGGTTTGTGGGTTCCCGTGTTGCCAGGCACCCGCCAAGTCACCATCGGTGGCGCAATCGGCCCAGATATTCACGGCAAAAACCACCACTCCGCTGGCTCCTTCGGCAATCACGTGAAGTCCATGGAGCTGCTGGTCGCGGACGGCCGCGTGCTGCACCTTGAGCCGGAAGGCACCCCGGATGATCCGAATGGCGAGCTGTTCTGGGCAACCGTCGGTGGCATGGGCCTAACCGGCATCATCCTGCGCGCACAGATCAACATGACGCGCACTGAGACCGCGTACTTCATTGCCGATGGCGATATGACCCACACGTTGGACGAGACCATTGAGTTTCACTCCGATGGCTCCGAACACAACTACACGTACTCCTCCGCGTGGTTCGATGCGATCTCGCCAGAGCCAAAGCTCGGCCGCGCAGCCATTTCCCGTGGTTCTTTGGCGACGCTGGACCAACTGAAGGAACTATCCCCGAAGCTGGCGAAGAATCCACTGAAGTTCAACGCACCCCAACTGATGACGGTGCCCGATATCTTCCCGAACTTCACTATGAACAAGCTTTCTATGGTCGCGATCGGCGAACTGTGGTGGCTAAAGTCCGGCGAATACCGCAATCAAGTCCAAAACCTCACGCAGTTCTATCAGCCACTCGATCTGATCGGTGAGTGGAACCGCGGGTACGGTTCCAAGGGCTTCCTGCAGTACCAGTTCGTGGTACCCACCGAGGCTGTGGAGCCGTTCAAGCAGATCATCCGCGATATCCAGAAGTCCGGTCACTACTCCGCCTTGAATGTGTTCAAGTTGTTCGGTGAAGGCAACCGTGCGCCGCTGAGCTACCCAATGCCGGGCTGGAACGTCTGTGTGGACTTCCCGATCAAGCCAGGCCTGGGCAATTTCTTGGATGACTTGGATCGCGGCGTGATGGAGTTCGGTGGTCGCCTGTACTTGGCGAAGGAATCCCGAACCTCCGCAGAAAACTTCCACAAGATGTACCCCGGCCTGCCCGGTTGGTTGGAAACCCGCCGCAATATCGACCCCACCGGCGTTTTCGCTTCCGACATGTCCCGCCGTCTGGAGCTCTAAGCATTCTAAGAGCCCCTTTCACACCCCCATTGCCCGAATCGCAAAAACTCGAGCACCCAAGATTCATTCGACCCTGAATCTCAACACCAAACACTCAAAGGAGTACCCAACCATGATCGACGCTGTCGGCAAACCCCAAAGCATCCTGCTACTAGGTGGCGCCTCTGACATGGGGCTGGCCGTCGTGGAAGAGTTCCTCTCCCGCGGTTCCGCCCGTGTGGTCCTCGCAGCTCGCGGTGGTGAGGATATGACCAGCGCCAAGGATCGCATGAATGCTGCAGGCGCCACGGAGGTCACCACCGTGGCATTCGATGCTCTCGACTTCGATTCACACCCTGCTGTCTTCGACGAAATCTGGGCCGGTGGCGACATCGACATCGCCATCGTCGCCTTCGGCCTACTCGGCGACAATGAACAGCAGTGGCAGAACCAGAAGCTCGCAGTCCAAGCAGTACAAGTGAACTACACCGGTGCCGTTAGCGTAGGTGTGCTGTTGGCAGAGCGCATGAAGAAGCAGGGCCACGGCCAGATCGTCGCCTTTTCCTCCGTCGCCGGTGAGATGGTGCGCCGTTCCAACTTTGTTTACGGCTCCGCCAAGGCGGGCCTGGACGGCTTCTACCGCATGCTCGGGGAAGCTCTTCGCGGCACCGGCGTGCGGGTACTGACCGTTCGCCCGGGCCAGGCTCGCACCAACATGACCAAGGATTTGGATGACGCCCCGCTGACCGTGGACAAGGAAGTCGTAGCACGCGCGATTGCCAAGGGCGTGGACGACCGCAAGACGGTCATCTGGGTTCACCCACTATTCCGCCCGATCATGCTGGTGCTTAAGCACCTTCCGCAGTTCGTGCTGCGCAAGCTGCCGATCTAAGGCACCTCAAACCTTGCGAGAAGCTGGCTAGCACCGTATTGAATCATCACTAGCGCCCCATAGTGCGCTTCTAAAGTGCTGAACTGGGTGGCGTCGGTAGGAGATGGCGGTTTAGTGTGGCCGCACGTTGTTCAACAACAACACCGAAATCACACTCTCGCAGAAAGGTTTTGAAAGCATGAAGTTCCGTCGCACTGCCGCCACCGCAGTAATTGCCGGCCTGTCCGCGGTCAGCCTGAACGGAGTAGCTAACGCGGCTCCTAGCGCGGGCACGCCAACCCTCGAGGCACCCGCCACGAAGGAAAAGCCCACCGACGCTACGCCAGCCGACGAAAAGAACAGCGAGAACACGGGCGAAGCGGGCCAAAGCGACAAGAACACGCCAGCCAAGGACAAGACCACCGCGAAGAGCGAGCTACCTAACGATCCAAAGGAGATCGTAGGATCCATCGCTGACCTGTTGGCATTCCTGCCTGGACTCCTACCAGCGGGAGCTGAAGGTGCAGACAGCGCAAAGTCTCTGGACGAAGCTAAGTTGCCACAGGACTTCGATGAGCTGCTGGGATCCGCATCTGATCTGCTGAGCTCCGGCGCATCCGGGGAGACTAAAGCACCAAAGGATTCTGCAACCTCCGGGGAATCAACTGCTGAAGCTCCCTCAACCGGCAAGCCAACCGAAGATGCTGTGAACCCTGAAGCGAAGAACACCGAAGCAGAAGGTGACAAAACAGAAGCCGCCGACGCAGGAAACACGGGCGCAGCAAGCACGGGCAACACCGGCGACGCAGAGAATGCAGACAAGGTCACCGTCCCCGCTGCCGATGACAAGCCCGTTTCCGCCGACGGCAAGGCAGCTGCTGAACGCGTGATCGAGGAACAGGAAAAGAAGGCTGGTCACGACCTCGTGGACGTGAACTTCAAGGACGACAAGACCGCCTTCATCTCCCTGGCCGAAACCTTTGACCAGAAGGCGGACGCTGAGGCTCTGAAGGAAATCGCGCAGGCATTGCACGATAACGGCTTCACCGTTTCCGCTGAGCGCAACGCGAAGTAGCCAACCGCGTCACGTCACTATCCCTGCGCTATCACGCGCTTTCTAGGCTCCTATTCAGCCGCATGCGTTCGCGTGTGCGGCTGTTGGTGCTTGACGTCCACGCGGACGAACACCGTCAAGATAAACAGCACCACCGAAGCAACAGCAGCTGTCAGAAACGCGATGTGGATACCACTTTCTAGCGCGTCAGCAGCCGGCTTTTGCGGATCAGATTGCGCCGAGACCGCTGCCCCAATAGTCATCAACGCGATAAAGATAGCCGTACCCGCACCGCCAGCCACCTGTTGAAAAGTATTCAAGATCGCTTGGCCGTGCGAAGCTATCTCATCGCGCACTGCCGCCAACGCATTCGACATCAAGGGTGTAAACAACAGGGACAAGCCCAAATGCATAACGAGGGACAAGACGATCAACTGCACGAGGAAGCTCTTATCGCTTTCACCCACCCACGTGAATAACGCGTGAGTTTGCCGGAAGAAAGCCAGCCCCAGCAAGGAAATCGCCAACAGAAACGCGCCCGGAATGATCAGTGAACGCGCGCCCTTGGAATCGTAAAGGCGCCCCACGATTGGGCCCATGAACCCCATGAGCAGGCCACCAGGCAGGGTAACCAAACCGGTCGCCACTTGCGACAATCCCAGCACCTGCTGCGCGAAAATCGGCATCAACATGATGAACCCGAACAGCATGAAGAAGCTGAAAAGCATCATGCCTAAGCTCACGGAGTACTCACGTACACCGAGGGGCTCCAAGTTGAGCAGCGGTTCGCGGACACTTTCCGCGGAACGGGATTCGCGGCCGAGGAGCAGTTGGCGTCGGAAAAAGAAAAACAACACAACCACACCCAGCAGGAACCACAGCAACCGATCGATTGGCAGCCCGTCGGCCAATTGGGAAAATCCCGCCAACCCATAAAGCGTGGTGGAAAATCCGATGGCCGATAGAAAAATCGACGGCACATCCAAGTAAGGATTACTGGGTTCCTCGAAATTGCGAACCAATGCCACGCCGACGCCCAAAACCAGCACGACCAAAGGGATCATCAGGCCGAAAATCCAGCGCCACGTAAGGGTCTGCAAAACAATGCCTGAAAACGTTGGACCCAGCGCCGGTGCCACCGCGATCACGACGGTGACATAGCCCAGCACGGAGCCGCGGCGTTCGATGGGCACGAGGCGCATGATCGTCGTCATGAGAAGCGGAATGACCAGCGCAGTCCCGGAGGCTTGGATGATGCGAGCGACGAGCAAAATGGGGAAGGCCGGCGCAAATGTCGCAAGGATGGTGCCAATAAGGAACGTCGATAATGCGACGATGTAGATCGTCCGCAAGGTGAAGCGCTGCATGATGTAGCCAGTCATAGGGATGACGGTGGCCATCGTGAGCATGAAAGAGGACGTCAACCACTGAGCTGTGTCCGCGGTGACGTTGAAGGTGCGCATGAGCGCGGGGAGAGCGACAGCCAGGGTGGTTTCGTTGAGAATGACCACAAAGGCCGCCGCAACAAGAACACTGATGAGCAGTGGAGCGTTTTTGGAAGCTGTCATGAGCAAAGCCGTTCAATAATGGGGAATAGAAAAGTAGAACGGGCCAAGCTTAATGCCCATCACCCCAATGGCGCGAGAAGGTGCGGGCTCGTGAGCAGTGGTAAGCAGAACGTCGCGAGGAAGTTTTGGGGCTAGTTGTTGCCGTTATTCAAGTAGGGGTTGTTCGGGGATGGGGTGCTTTCGGCGCTCTGGCTCTGGGCGCCTGCATCGCTGGACCGGCTGTGGGCGCCTTCGCCCTGCTTGGGCTGGGTGCTACTAGCGCCCTGCTGCTCTTGGTGCGCTTCAATGCTTTGCTGGTTTTGATCACTCGAGCCGGCATTAAGCTGCTTATTTTCCGACGCCGCCGAGCCGGAACCTGCAGCGAGCTCCGCCCGGATCTGATCCAGCCGGGAGGTGGCCTTCATGTCGTGCCCCGCTGAGGCGATTTCTTCCATACGCCCTTGCACGGATCCTTCAACCAATTCTTGAGAACCAAGAGCATTCGCGTAGCGCTGCTCAATCTTCTCGCGCACACCGTCGAGCGTAGGAACACTGTCATCAGCCTGAATTCCCTGCATTTCCTGCATGGAACGGGAAGTCATCTCCTGCATCTTGGCTTGGTCAGCCTGCGAACGCAGCTGGTTGATCTGCGCAAGTTGTTCTTCTAACCGAGCAGCAGATTGCTTCTGCTGTTGCTCTGCCTGCTTCGCAGCTTCCACTGCACCCGCATGCATCTGCTTGGTTTCTTCGAACTGCTGCTCCACGGAAACCAATTGGGAGGCGAAGACCTCGGCAGTGTTATTGAGCTCCTGTGCTTTCGCCTGATTACCTTCGGCAGCAGCCTTATCGGCCTGTTGCAAAGCCATGCGAGTGTTGTCCTGCAGCTTTGAGATATCTTCCTGCAAGCGATGCAGCTTCATCTCCAGCTGATTGCGGTTACCGATAACCGCCGCAGCGCGCTCCGTAATTTCCTGGTGCTGGCGCTTCGAAGCCTCCGTAGCCTGCTGAATCTGTACGTGGGGATCCGCATTTTCCTCGATCTTGGAATCCATTGATTGCATCAGGTACTTCCAACCCTTGGAGAAAGGATTAGCCATGTGGATCACTCCCGGTGTTTCTCGCGGTCAATTATGCGGTAATTCGTCTGGTTAGTCGTCTGTGCAGTCCGAGTATCGGTGACGGCTCTCAAAAAGCTGTCTGCACGGTTGTTTCCCATGTTACGGCGATTGCACACATCGCGCTTCTCCATTGTGGGCGTACAGTCGGGACTTATGGACGTTGCATGCTACACCGCGCCCGCTGCTGGCGCCCCCATGGAAAAAGGCACCATCACCCGGCGCGCTCTGCGCACCGACGACTGCTTGCTAGAAATCCGCTGGGCAGGCATCTGCCACAGCGACATCCACACGGTGAACGGCGACTGGCCCCACGAAAACTTCCCAATGACCCCGGGGCACGAGATCATCGGCACCATCCGCGAAGTCGGACCTGCGGTAACCAAATTCAAAGTCGGCGACATCGTCGGCATCGGTTGCCTCGTGGACTCCTGCGGCGAATGCTCAGCCTGTGACGAAGGCGATGAAAACTACTGCGAAAACGGCTCCACCGGAACCTATAACGGCGTGGACCGCCACGACGGTTCCATCACCCAAGGTGGCTACTCCACGCACATCGTGTGCCGTGAAGATTTCCTCATCAAGATTCCGGATGCTTTCGCCGACCTTGAAACTGAAGCGGCGGCCGCAGCCACTCCCCTGCTGTGCGCGGGAATCACCACCTACTCCCCTCTCAAGCACTGGGGCGCTGGCCCAGGCAAGCGCGTAGGCGTGGTCGGCATGGGTGGCCTCGGCCACGTGGCCGTGAAGATCGCCAAGGCCATGGGCGCAGAGGTCACCGTATTCAGCCACTCCCTCTCCAAGCAGGAAGACGGCAAGAGGTTCGGTGCCAGCGATTACGTCGCCACCGCCGAAGAGGACTTTCACAAGCCCCACCGCAATTCCCTGGACCTCATCATCAACACCGTTTCCGCTCCCCTGCCCGTTGAACCATTCATGCAGATGCTGCGCCGCAACGGCACGATGGTGATGCTGGGCTTGCCCCCGGAGAAGATGCAGCTCGCCGCCGGCCAACTCATCGGTGGCCGGAAGTCCTTGGCTGGCTCCATGATCGGTGGCATCCCCGAGACTCAAGAGATGATCGACTTCTGCGCTGCCCACGGCATCACCGCCGAGGCCGAGGTCATTTCCGCCGACCGTATTAACGAAGCCTATGAGCGCGTTTTGGCGTCGGATGTAAGGTACCGCTTCGTCATCGACGCGAAAACCTTCTAGCCGGCGAGCAAGCCCCGCCACCCTAGACAGCAAAAACCCCGCCACCCTAATCGGCGGCGGGATCACAGCTAAACCCGATTAACCTTCTTGGTTCTGAGCCTCAACCTGCTTACGGACTTCGTCCATATCCAGCTCCTTCGCCTGGGAGATGAGGTCGTTAAGCGCCTCGCCCGGCAACAGACCCGCTTCGCGAGCCAGCAGAATGCCATCGCGGAACACCATCAGTGTAGGGATGGACTGAATCTGCAAAGCAGCGGAAAGCTCCTGGTTGGCCTCGGTATCGACCTTGCCGAACACCGCATCCGGGTTCTGCTCGGAAGCGTGCTCGAAGATAGGGCCGAAGCGCTTACATGGACCGCACCATTCTGCCCAGAAGTCCAGCAGCACAATGCCGTCCTGAGAAACGGTGTCCTGGAAATTCTCGCCGGTTACCTCAATCGTCGCCATTCTTAGAGTGTCCTTCCGTTTGGGTTTTCATTAATTCTTTCTAGTACACCCCAACGATACGCAACCACCGGTTTATTCCCCACGAATCGTTTACTGTTTTTCTATGACTACTTCTTCTCAGTTCGACGCC
Coding sequences within it:
- a CDS encoding decaprenylphospho-beta-D-erythro-pentofuranosid-2-ulose 2-reductase, which produces MIDAVGKPQSILLLGGASDMGLAVVEEFLSRGSARVVLAARGGEDMTSAKDRMNAAGATEVTTVAFDALDFDSHPAVFDEIWAGGDIDIAIVAFGLLGDNEQQWQNQKLAVQAVQVNYTGAVSVGVLLAERMKKQGHGQIVAFSSVAGEMVRRSNFVYGSAKAGLDGFYRMLGEALRGTGVRVLTVRPGQARTNMTKDLDDAPLTVDKEVVARAIAKGVDDRKTVIWVHPLFRPIMLVLKHLPQFVLRKLPI
- a CDS encoding MFS transporter, with amino-acid sequence MTASKNAPLLISVLVAAAFVVILNETTLAVALPALMRTFNVTADTAQWLTSSFMLTMATVIPMTGYIMQRFTLRTIYIVALSTFLIGTILATFAPAFPILLVARIIQASGTALVIPLLMTTIMRLVPIERRGSVLGYVTVVIAVAPALGPTFSGIVLQTLTWRWIFGLMIPLVVLVLGVGVALVRNFEEPSNPYLDVPSIFLSAIGFSTTLYGLAGFSQLADGLPIDRLLWFLLGVVVLFFFFRRQLLLGRESRSAESVREPLLNLEPLGVREYSVSLGMMLFSFFMLFGFIMLMPIFAQQVLGLSQVATGLVTLPGGLLMGFMGPIVGRLYDSKGARSLIIPGAFLLAISLLGLAFFRQTHALFTWVGESDKSFLVQLIVLSLVMHLGLSLLFTPLMSNALAAVRDEIASHGQAILNTFQQVAGGAGTAIFIALMTIGAAVSAQSDPQKPAADALESGIHIAFLTAAVASVVLFILTVFVRVDVKHQQPHTRTHAAE
- a CDS encoding PspA/IM30 family protein; this translates as MANPFSKGWKYLMQSMDSKIEENADPHVQIQQATEASKRQHQEITERAAAVIGNRNQLEMKLHRLQEDISKLQDNTRMALQQADKAAAEGNQAKAQELNNTAEVFASQLVSVEQQFEETKQMHAGAVEAAKQAEQQQKQSAARLEEQLAQINQLRSQADQAKMQEMTSRSMQEMQGIQADDSVPTLDGVREKIEQRYANALGSQELVEGSVQGRMEEIASAGHDMKATSRLDQIRAELAAGSGSAASENKQLNAGSSDQNQQSIEAHQEQQGASSTQPKQGEGAHSRSSDAGAQSQSAESTPSPNNPYLNNGNN
- a CDS encoding NAD(P)-dependent alcohol dehydrogenase; the encoded protein is MDVACYTAPAAGAPMEKGTITRRALRTDDCLLEIRWAGICHSDIHTVNGDWPHENFPMTPGHEIIGTIREVGPAVTKFKVGDIVGIGCLVDSCGECSACDEGDENYCENGSTGTYNGVDRHDGSITQGGYSTHIVCREDFLIKIPDAFADLETEAAAAATPLLCAGITTYSPLKHWGAGPGKRVGVVGMGGLGHVAVKIAKAMGAEVTVFSHSLSKQEDGKRFGASDYVATAEEDFHKPHRNSLDLIINTVSAPLPVEPFMQMLRRNGTMVMLGLPPEKMQLAAGQLIGGRKSLAGSMIGGIPETQEMIDFCAAHGITAEAEVISADRINEAYERVLASDVRYRFVIDAKTF
- the trxA gene encoding thioredoxin encodes the protein MATIEVTGENFQDTVSQDGIVLLDFWAEWCGPCKRFGPIFEHASEQNPDAVFGKVDTEANQELSAALQIQSIPTLMVFRDGILLAREAGLLPGEALNDLISQAKELDMDEVRKQVEAQNQEG